A portion of the Pseudomonas protegens CHA0 genome contains these proteins:
- a CDS encoding cyanate transporter, whose amino-acid sequence MENVRATSRPALWLMVSVILVALNLRPSMAAVGPLLSGIRGDIPLSFSLASLLTMLPVMAMGLAMFFGMGISQRLGEHRTVVLSLLVIGLATVSRLFMDSAAELILSAVLAGIGIALIQALLPALIKSRFADNVSLFMGLYVTSIMGGAALAASFSPLVMNHSGSWRLALAIWAALALLALVFWYAQRAALPRLPGKGGARESFAGNRRAWLLAVFFGLGTASYTCVLAWLAPYYVENGWSEQNAGLLLGFLTAMEVISGLVTPAIANRSQDRRLVLVALLVLIIAGFCGLILSPKHLSLLWPCLLGLGIGGLFPMSLIVSLDHLSDPRRAGGLTAFVQGIGYLIAGLSPLLAGMIRDQLGSFEWAWWSLAAVMLVMILMVLRFDPKHYRQHIR is encoded by the coding sequence ATGGAAAACGTTCGTGCAACTTCCCGCCCCGCACTCTGGCTGATGGTCAGTGTGATTCTGGTGGCGCTCAATCTGCGTCCGTCGATGGCCGCCGTCGGCCCGCTGCTGTCGGGCATTCGCGGCGATATCCCCTTGAGCTTCAGCCTGGCTTCCCTGCTGACCATGCTGCCGGTCATGGCCATGGGCCTGGCGATGTTCTTCGGCATGGGCATCAGCCAGCGCCTGGGCGAGCACCGCACCGTGGTCCTGTCGCTACTGGTCATCGGCCTGGCCACGGTCTCGCGGCTGTTCATGGACTCGGCGGCCGAGCTGATTCTCAGCGCGGTGCTGGCCGGCATCGGCATCGCCCTGATCCAGGCACTGCTGCCGGCGCTGATCAAGTCGCGCTTTGCCGACAATGTCTCGTTGTTCATGGGCCTGTACGTCACCTCGATCATGGGCGGTGCAGCACTGGCCGCGTCCTTCTCCCCCCTGGTGATGAACCACAGTGGCAGTTGGCGCCTGGCCCTGGCGATCTGGGCCGCCCTGGCGCTGCTGGCCCTGGTGTTCTGGTACGCCCAGCGCGCGGCCCTGCCCAGGCTGCCGGGCAAAGGTGGAGCACGGGAGTCCTTTGCCGGTAATCGCCGGGCCTGGCTGCTGGCGGTGTTCTTCGGCCTCGGCACCGCTTCCTACACCTGCGTGCTGGCATGGCTGGCGCCCTACTACGTGGAGAACGGCTGGAGCGAGCAGAACGCGGGCCTGTTACTGGGCTTTCTCACCGCCATGGAAGTGATTTCCGGGCTGGTCACCCCGGCCATCGCCAACCGCAGCCAGGACCGGCGCCTGGTGCTGGTGGCCCTGCTGGTACTGATCATCGCCGGCTTCTGCGGCCTGATCCTCAGCCCCAAACACCTCAGCCTGCTGTGGCCGTGCCTGCTGGGCCTGGGAATTGGCGGGCTGTTTCCCATGAGCCTGATCGTCTCCCTGGACCACCTCAGCGACCCGCGCCGCGCCGGTGGCCTGACCGCTTTCGTGCAGGGCATCGGCTACCTGATTGCCGGGCTGTCGCCGTTGCTGGCGGGCATGATCCGCGACCAGCTGGGCAGCTTTGAATGGGCCTGGTGGTCACTGGCCGCGGTGATGCTGGTGATGATCCTCATGGTGCTGCGCTTCGATCCGAAACATTACCGCCAGCACATCCGCTGA
- the cynS gene encoding cyanase: MLQSQFAQAPRLALADTIIDAKARKNLSWQDLTDGTGLSLAFVTAALLGQHALPATAADLVCDKLGLDQDASRLLQSIPLRGSIAGGIPTDPTVYRFYEMLQVYGSTLKALVHEQFGDGIISAINFKLDIKKVEDPEGGSRAVITLDGKYLPTKPF, from the coding sequence ATGCTGCAATCCCAATTCGCCCAAGCTCCACGCCTGGCCCTGGCCGACACCATCATCGACGCCAAGGCGCGCAAGAACCTGTCGTGGCAGGACCTCACCGACGGCACCGGGCTGAGCCTGGCTTTCGTCACCGCCGCCCTGCTGGGCCAGCACGCCCTGCCGGCCACCGCCGCCGACCTGGTGTGCGACAAGCTGGGCCTGGACCAGGACGCCAGCCGCCTGCTGCAGAGCATTCCCCTGCGCGGCAGCATCGCCGGCGGCATCCCCACCGACCCGACCGTGTATCGCTTCTATGAAATGCTCCAAGTCTACGGTTCGACCCTCAAGGCCCTGGTCCACGAGCAGTTCGGCGACGGCATCATCAGCGCCATCAACTTCAAGCTGGACATCAAAAAGGTCGAAGATCCGGAAGGCGGTTCCCGCGCAGTGATCACCCTGGACGGCAAGTACCTGCCGACCAAGCCGTTCTGA
- a CDS encoding carbonic anhydrase: MQNIIDGFLKFQREAFPQRSELFKQLASTQNPGTLFVTCSDSRVVPELLTQQEPGDLFVIRNAGNIVPSYGPEPGGVSATVEYAVAVLGVSDIVICGHSDCGAMTAISTCKCLDHLPAVANWLRHAESAKVINAARQHASPAEHLDALVRDNVIAQLANLKTHPSVALALEQGRLNLHGWVYDIESGAIVTLDGNTQRFVSLAEYPHTCALASQASSAA, encoded by the coding sequence ATGCAGAACATCATCGACGGCTTCCTCAAGTTCCAGCGCGAAGCCTTTCCCCAACGCAGTGAACTGTTCAAGCAACTGGCCAGCACCCAGAACCCCGGCACCCTGTTCGTCACCTGCTCCGACAGCCGGGTGGTGCCCGAACTGCTGACCCAGCAAGAGCCCGGCGACCTGTTCGTGATCCGCAACGCCGGCAACATCGTGCCCAGCTATGGCCCCGAGCCGGGCGGCGTATCGGCCACCGTGGAATACGCGGTGGCAGTGCTGGGGGTGAGCGACATCGTCATCTGCGGCCACTCCGACTGCGGCGCGATGACCGCCATTTCCACCTGCAAGTGCCTCGACCACCTGCCCGCCGTGGCCAACTGGCTGCGCCATGCCGAGTCGGCCAAGGTGATCAATGCCGCCCGCCAGCACGCCTCGCCCGCCGAGCACCTGGACGCCCTGGTGCGCGACAACGTGATCGCCCAACTGGCCAACCTCAAGACCCATCCTTCGGTGGCCCTGGCCCTGGAACAGGGCCGGCTCAACCTGCATGGCTGGGTCTATGACATCGAGAGCGGCGCCATCGTCACCCTCGACGGCAACACCCAGCGTTTCGTCTCCCTGGCCGAGTACCCGCACACCTGTGCCCTGGCCAGCCAAGCTTCCAGCGCTGCCTGA
- the cynR gene encoding transcriptional regulator CynR: MLLRHIRYLLAVAEHCNFTRAAEALHVSQPTLSQQIKQLEEGLGAPLFDRSGRSVRLTDAGQAYVAYARRALQDLEAARRAIHDVQDLSRGSLRLALTPTFTAYLAGPLLSRFYRQHPGIGLSIEEMTQDRLEAALAEDRLDLGIAFAGEHLAEIESQALFIETLSLMVGPQYPQPERLPLSAEALGRQPLVLLSADFATRRHIDLYCRQQGIAPPIAAEANSVSAIVEMVRRGQLATILPSSIAREQPGLRTLALQSPPAPRSVVLLGRKGAYRSAACQAFRQLLLDQDEGAASH, translated from the coding sequence ATGCTGTTGCGTCACATCCGTTACCTGCTGGCCGTGGCCGAGCATTGCAACTTCACCCGGGCTGCCGAGGCGCTGCATGTGTCCCAGCCGACCCTGTCGCAACAGATCAAGCAGTTGGAGGAGGGCCTGGGGGCGCCGCTGTTCGACCGTTCCGGGCGCAGCGTGCGCCTCACCGATGCCGGCCAGGCCTATGTCGCCTATGCCCGCCGCGCCCTGCAGGACCTGGAGGCGGCCAGGCGGGCGATCCACGATGTGCAGGACCTGAGCCGCGGCTCGCTGCGCCTGGCACTGACCCCGACCTTTACCGCCTACCTGGCCGGGCCCTTGCTCAGCCGCTTTTACCGGCAGCACCCGGGAATCGGCCTGAGCATCGAGGAAATGACCCAGGACCGCCTGGAGGCGGCCCTGGCCGAAGACCGCCTGGACCTGGGTATCGCCTTCGCCGGCGAGCACCTGGCGGAGATCGAGAGTCAGGCGCTGTTCATCGAGACCCTGAGCCTGATGGTCGGCCCGCAGTATCCGCAGCCCGAGCGCCTGCCCTTGAGTGCCGAGGCCCTGGGCCGCCAGCCCCTGGTGCTGCTCAGCGCCGACTTCGCCACCCGCCGGCACATCGACCTGTATTGCCGGCAGCAGGGCATTGCCCCGCCGATCGCCGCCGAGGCCAATTCGGTCAGTGCGATTGTCGAGATGGTCCGGCGCGGGCAACTGGCGACCATCCTGCCCAGCTCCATTGCCCGGGAGCAGCCGGGGCTGCGCACCCTGGCCTTGCAGTCACCACCGGCGCCGCGCAGCGTGGTGCTGCTGGGGCGCAAGGGCGCCTATCGCAGCGCCGCCTGCCAGGCTTTCCGGCAGCTGCTGCTGGATCAGGACGAGGGCGCGGCCAGCCACTGA
- a CDS encoding transporter substrate-binding domain-containing protein has translation MLPRLLLCTLLGLSAPALSFAQEPSSHLDQVIERGHLTVCTTGDYKPYSYLRDDGHYEGIDISLAESLAESLGVRVKWVNTTWKGLMADFQSQQCDIAVGGISVSLERQKKAFFSQPLGIDGKIPLVRCQDLKRYQTLEQINQPEVRLIEPPGGTNEIFARAHLPKASLTLFADNVTIFDQLLTHRADVMITDASEARFQQRHKPGLCAVNPERYLQYSEKAFLLPRDDVAWKSYVDQWLHLSKATGAYDRVVNQWLAAPSS, from the coding sequence ATGCTCCCGCGCCTGCTGTTGTGTACCCTGCTGGGCCTCAGCGCCCCAGCCCTGAGCTTCGCCCAGGAGCCCTCCTCGCACCTGGACCAGGTGATCGAGCGCGGCCACCTGACGGTCTGCACCACCGGCGACTACAAGCCCTACAGCTACCTGCGCGACGACGGCCACTACGAAGGCATCGACATCAGCCTGGCCGAATCCCTGGCCGAGAGCCTCGGGGTGCGGGTGAAGTGGGTCAACACCACCTGGAAAGGCCTGATGGCGGACTTCCAGAGCCAACAGTGCGACATCGCCGTCGGCGGTATTTCGGTGTCACTGGAGCGGCAGAAAAAAGCCTTCTTCAGCCAGCCCCTGGGCATCGACGGCAAGATCCCCCTGGTGCGCTGCCAGGATCTCAAGCGCTACCAGACCCTGGAACAGATCAACCAGCCCGAGGTGCGCCTGATCGAGCCACCGGGCGGCACCAACGAAATCTTCGCCCGGGCCCACCTGCCCAAGGCCAGCCTGACCCTGTTCGCCGACAACGTGACGATCTTCGATCAGTTGCTGACCCACCGCGCCGACGTGATGATCACCGACGCCTCGGAGGCGCGCTTCCAGCAACGGCACAAGCCGGGGCTGTGCGCAGTCAACCCCGAGCGCTATCTGCAATACAGCGAGAAGGCCTTTCTCCTGCCCCGGGACGATGTGGCCTGGAAAAGCTACGTCGACCAATGGCTGCACCTGAGCAAGGCCACCGGCGCCTACGACCGGGTGGTCAATCAGTGGCTGGCCGCGCCCTCGTCCTGA
- a CDS encoding class I SAM-dependent methyltransferase: MSSHPPPSIELEFARRYDQEHARVCREPRPAGIGARLAVWRTARLVRHALKEAGEPGLILDVACGAGRYWPVLGEHGNRVILAADPSQDMLNHAQTHHPASLLKRVKTFHSSAFNIGLSANAVDCIICMQLFAHVTRGEDRLALLREFYRVSRDTVILATRIEPLLQIARPASASSGMLPLASKVQLEAEFREAGFEVLDHRDLLPGWAPSRVYVLRKQG; the protein is encoded by the coding sequence ATGTCGTCCCATCCCCCACCGTCCATCGAACTGGAGTTCGCTCGGCGCTACGACCAGGAGCACGCGCGCGTCTGCCGCGAGCCCCGGCCAGCCGGGATCGGCGCACGCCTGGCCGTCTGGCGCACGGCGCGCCTGGTACGTCACGCCCTGAAGGAAGCCGGCGAGCCGGGGCTGATCCTGGATGTGGCCTGTGGCGCCGGGCGCTACTGGCCGGTGCTGGGCGAGCACGGCAACCGGGTGATTCTGGCGGCGGACCCTTCCCAGGACATGTTGAACCATGCCCAGACCCACCACCCGGCCAGCCTGCTGAAGCGGGTCAAGACCTTTCACAGCTCGGCGTTCAATATCGGCCTGTCGGCCAATGCGGTGGACTGCATCATCTGCATGCAACTCTTTGCCCACGTGACCCGGGGCGAGGATCGCCTGGCCCTGCTGCGCGAGTTCTACCGGGTCAGCCGGGACACGGTGATCCTGGCCACGCGGATCGAACCGCTGTTGCAGATCGCCCGACCCGCTTCTGCCAGCTCCGGCATGCTGCCGCTGGCCAGCAAGGTGCAGCTGGAAGCGGAGTTCCGCGAAGCCGGTTTTGAAGTGCTCGACCATCGGGACCTGCTGCCCGGTTGGGCGCCTTCGCGGGTCTATGTGCTGAGAAAACAGGGTTAG
- the rnd gene encoding ribonuclease D has translation MAIDIHWIRDNDSLGQLCAQWQQLPFVALDTEFMRVDTFYPIAALLQIGDGQRAYLIDPLTIDNWQPLAALLENPAVVKVVHACSEDLEVLLRLTGSLPAPLFDTQLAAAYLNLGFSMGYSRLVQEVLGIDLPKGETRSDWLQRPLSETQVSYAAEDAVHLAQVFTELRPRLSEDKYRWVLEDGAELVANLRREVDPYEVYREAKLAWKLSRAQLAVLRELCAWREREARARNLPRNRIVREHALWPLAKTQPDNLSALAKIEDMHPRTVRQDGEFLLDLIKRTASVGPDQWPPAVPEPLPIEAAALLKRLKAVGQAQAERLGIAPEVMLRKKTLESLLKSGFPNGPYQLPDSLRGWRRELMGQALLDSLATAGEQP, from the coding sequence GTGGCCATCGATATACATTGGATTCGCGACAACGATAGCCTCGGTCAGCTTTGCGCCCAGTGGCAGCAGTTGCCATTCGTCGCCCTCGACACCGAATTCATGCGGGTCGACACTTTCTATCCCATTGCCGCCCTGTTGCAGATTGGCGATGGGCAGCGCGCCTACCTGATTGACCCTTTGACCATCGACAACTGGCAGCCACTGGCGGCCCTGCTGGAGAATCCGGCAGTGGTCAAGGTGGTGCACGCCTGCAGCGAGGACCTTGAAGTCCTGCTGCGCCTGACTGGCAGCCTGCCGGCGCCGTTGTTCGACACGCAACTGGCGGCCGCCTACCTGAACCTGGGTTTCTCCATGGGCTATTCGCGCCTGGTGCAGGAAGTCCTGGGCATCGACCTGCCCAAGGGCGAGACCCGTTCCGACTGGCTGCAGCGCCCGCTGTCGGAAACCCAGGTCAGCTACGCCGCCGAAGACGCCGTGCACCTGGCCCAGGTGTTCACCGAACTGCGGCCCAGGTTGTCCGAGGACAAGTACCGCTGGGTGCTGGAAGACGGCGCCGAGCTGGTGGCCAACCTGCGCCGCGAAGTGGACCCCTACGAGGTCTACCGCGAAGCCAAGCTGGCCTGGAAACTGTCCCGCGCCCAGCTGGCGGTCTTGCGTGAACTGTGTGCCTGGCGCGAGCGCGAGGCCCGTGCCCGCAACCTGCCGCGCAACCGTATCGTGCGCGAGCATGCCCTGTGGCCCTTGGCCAAGACCCAGCCGGACAACCTGTCGGCGCTGGCCAAGATCGAAGACATGCACCCGCGTACCGTGCGCCAGGACGGCGAGTTCCTCCTCGACCTGATCAAGCGCACCGCCAGCGTCGGCCCGGATCAATGGCCGCCGGCCGTGCCCGAACCCCTGCCGATCGAAGCCGCGGCCCTGCTCAAGCGCCTCAAGGCCGTGGGCCAGGCCCAGGCCGAGCGCCTGGGGATCGCCCCGGAAGTGATGCTGCGCAAGAAAACCCTGGAGAGCCTGCTCAAGAGCGGCTTCCCCAACGGGCCTTACCAATTGCCTGATTCGTTGCGTGGCTGGCGCCGCGAATTGATGGGCCAGGCGCTGCTGGACAGCCTGGCCACCGCCGGAGAACAGCCTTGA
- a CDS encoding YcgL domain-containing protein, with the protein MKRICSIYKSPRKNEMYLYVLKSEALERVPENLLLAFGKPQHAFDLVLSPERKLSREDIHQVLENLDKQGYHLQMPPAEDEYIEHLPEELLRRNDPV; encoded by the coding sequence TTGAAACGTATCTGCTCCATCTACAAAAGCCCGCGCAAGAACGAGATGTACCTCTACGTGCTCAAAAGCGAGGCTCTGGAACGCGTGCCGGAAAACCTGCTACTGGCCTTCGGCAAGCCGCAACATGCCTTCGACCTGGTGCTGAGCCCGGAGCGCAAGCTGTCCCGCGAGGACATCCACCAGGTGCTGGAAAACCTCGACAAGCAGGGCTACCACCTGCAGATGCCACCGGCAGAAGACGAGTACATCGAGCACTTGCCCGAAGAGCTGCTGCGTCGCAATGATCCGGTCTGA
- a CDS encoding D-2-hydroxyacid dehydrogenase codes for MRVLIAEHDHAVYARLLRQAAPELEVLTSGDSAELARLAADCPVWLGQPDLLATLLRQGHQPQWLQSTWAGITPLLADGLPRHYRLTRAVGIFGQVMAEYVLTYILGHEREVLARLVSQVERKWDNRLGQSLVGRKVLIVGTGDIGQSVAQFLLPFGVKLYGIASQPREQAPFIEVAGLQDLGRLVGEVDYVVNLLPNTPSTHDLYDAALFKQFKPTGLFINVGRGVAVVDADLVQALKDGHLAGAVIDVCRQEPLPQRHPFWTAWGLLLTGHSSAPTSPELMVQLFVDNLRAYQAGQALRGEVDFARGY; via the coding sequence ATGCGCGTTCTGATTGCCGAACACGATCACGCTGTTTATGCCCGCCTGTTGCGTCAGGCGGCCCCGGAGCTGGAAGTGCTGACCAGTGGCGACTCCGCCGAGCTGGCACGGTTGGCGGCGGATTGTCCGGTCTGGCTGGGGCAGCCGGACCTGCTGGCCACCCTGCTGCGCCAGGGGCACCAGCCCCAGTGGCTGCAATCCACCTGGGCCGGCATTACCCCGCTGCTGGCCGACGGCCTGCCGCGGCACTACCGCCTGACCCGGGCCGTGGGCATCTTCGGCCAGGTGATGGCCGAGTACGTGCTGACCTACATCCTGGGCCATGAGCGCGAGGTGCTGGCGCGCCTGGTGAGCCAGGTCGAGCGCAAGTGGGACAACCGCCTGGGCCAGAGCCTGGTGGGGCGCAAGGTGCTGATCGTCGGCACCGGCGACATCGGCCAGAGCGTGGCGCAGTTCCTCCTGCCGTTTGGCGTGAAGCTGTACGGCATCGCCAGCCAGCCCCGGGAGCAGGCGCCCTTTATCGAAGTGGCCGGCCTGCAAGACCTGGGGCGCCTGGTGGGGGAGGTGGACTACGTGGTCAACCTGCTGCCCAACACCCCGAGCACTCACGACCTGTACGACGCGGCGCTGTTCAAGCAGTTCAAGCCCACGGGGTTGTTCATCAATGTTGGCCGGGGCGTGGCGGTGGTCGATGCGGACCTGGTGCAGGCCCTCAAGGATGGGCATCTGGCGGGGGCGGTGATCGATGTCTGCCGCCAGGAGCCCTTGCCGCAACGGCATCCGTTCTGGACCGCCTGGGGCTTGCTGCTGACGGGCCACAGTTCGGCGCCGACCTCGCCGGAATTGATGGTGCAGTTGTTCGTCGACAACCTGCGGGCTTATCAGGCTGGGCAGGCCCTGCGCGGCGAAGTGGATTTCGCCCGGGGCTATTGA
- a CDS encoding nitroreductase family protein, translating to MSANTRVADYAIHPQFTQRWSPRAFTGESIPEETLLSFFEAARWAPSAYNSQPWRFLYARRDTPNWERFLGLLNEFNRGWAQHASALVIVISKTTFTVPGASEETPALWHTFDTGSAWGHLALQASLSGWHTHGMAGFDQELTRKELKIPEGYAVHAAVAVGKLGDKSTLADYLQAREEPSPRRPLSETVAEGDFSL from the coding sequence ATGAGCGCCAACACTCGCGTTGCCGACTACGCCATCCACCCGCAGTTCACCCAGCGCTGGTCGCCCCGGGCCTTCACCGGCGAAAGCATCCCCGAAGAAACCCTGCTGAGCTTCTTCGAAGCCGCACGCTGGGCGCCTTCGGCCTACAACTCGCAGCCCTGGCGCTTCCTCTATGCCCGCCGCGACACGCCGAACTGGGAACGCTTCCTCGGCCTGCTCAACGAATTCAACCGTGGCTGGGCGCAACACGCTTCGGCCCTGGTGATCGTGATTTCCAAGACCACCTTCACCGTGCCCGGCGCCAGCGAGGAAACCCCGGCCCTGTGGCACACCTTCGACACCGGTTCGGCCTGGGGCCACCTGGCCCTGCAAGCCAGCCTCAGTGGCTGGCACACCCACGGCATGGCCGGTTTCGACCAGGAACTGACCCGCAAGGAACTGAAGATCCCCGAAGGCTATGCCGTGCACGCCGCCGTGGCCGTGGGCAAGCTGGGAGACAAGTCGACCCTGGCCGACTACCTCCAGGCCCGGGAAGAGCCAAGCCCGCGTCGCCCCCTGAGCGAAACCGTGGCCGAAGGCGATTTCAGCCTCTAA
- a CDS encoding YcgN family cysteine cluster protein, with the protein MAAKVEPFWIRKTLEQLDQDEWESLCDGCGLCCLQKLEDEDDNSVYYTRIACKLLDLKTCQCSDYPNRRDSVPDCIQLTPGKADEFKWLPPTCGYRLVSEGKDLPLWHHLVCGDRDAVHHERISQSGRMLAEGSVAEEDWEDHLIFRAG; encoded by the coding sequence ATGGCCGCCAAAGTCGAACCTTTCTGGATACGCAAAACCCTCGAACAACTCGACCAGGACGAATGGGAGTCGTTGTGCGATGGCTGCGGTCTGTGCTGCCTGCAAAAGCTTGAAGACGAGGACGACAACAGCGTCTATTACACGCGCATCGCCTGCAAGCTTTTGGACCTCAAGACCTGCCAGTGCAGCGATTACCCCAACCGCCGCGACTCGGTGCCCGACTGCATCCAGCTGACCCCGGGCAAGGCCGACGAATTCAAGTGGCTGCCCCCCACCTGCGGCTACCGCCTGGTGAGCGAGGGCAAGGACCTGCCCCTGTGGCACCACCTGGTGTGCGGCGACCGCGATGCGGTGCACCACGAACGTATTTCCCAGTCCGGCCGCATGCTCGCCGAAGGCAGCGTGGCGGAAGAGGATTGGGAGGATCATCTGATTTTCCGCGCAGGCTGA
- a CDS encoding DUF2892 domain-containing protein — MSERKQLQTIESTPFQSQPTQNVQGWERIGSLAGGVVMMGKGLRRGGVFGLIQVAIGGVALARGITGHSSAKSLLEKSRQDMNNVRNKIERAAEELRNLKADAEAAGRNAKAASNDEVKVPKA, encoded by the coding sequence ATGAGCGAGCGCAAACAGCTGCAAACCATCGAGTCGACCCCGTTCCAGAGCCAGCCCACCCAGAATGTCCAGGGCTGGGAGCGCATCGGCTCGCTGGCCGGCGGCGTGGTGATGATGGGCAAGGGCCTGCGCCGTGGCGGCGTATTCGGCCTGATCCAGGTAGCCATCGGCGGCGTGGCCCTGGCCCGGGGCATCACCGGGCACAGCTCGGCGAAAAGCCTGCTGGAGAAAAGCCGCCAGGACATGAACAACGTGCGCAACAAGATCGAACGCGCTGCAGAAGAGCTGCGCAACCTGAAAGCCGATGCCGAAGCCGCCGGCCGCAACGCCAAGGCCGCCAGCAATGATGAAGTGAAGGTGCCCAAGGCCTGA
- a CDS encoding RNA methyltransferase — protein MANKRYSCIGLYNPKSPENVGSVMRAAGCYGVASVFYTGKRYERARDFVTDTKKVHQDIPLIGIDDLKKILPLGCIPVAVELVEGARPLPEYTHPDRALYIFGPEDGSLDKEIRDWCEDVVYIPTTGCMNLAATVNVVLYDRLAKGNNTRSGPKF, from the coding sequence GTGGCAAACAAAAGGTACAGTTGCATCGGTTTGTATAACCCCAAGTCACCGGAGAACGTCGGTTCGGTGATGCGCGCCGCCGGCTGCTATGGCGTCGCCTCGGTGTTCTACACCGGCAAGCGCTATGAGCGGGCCCGCGACTTCGTCACCGACACCAAGAAGGTCCACCAGGACATTCCGCTGATCGGCATCGACGACCTGAAGAAAATCCTCCCCCTGGGCTGCATACCGGTGGCCGTGGAACTGGTCGAGGGTGCCCGCCCACTGCCCGAATACACCCACCCGGATCGCGCCCTGTACATCTTCGGCCCGGAAGACGGCTCCCTCGACAAGGAAATCCGCGACTGGTGCGAGGACGTGGTCTACATCCCCACCACCGGTTGCATGAACCTGGCAGCGACAGTCAACGTGGTGCTCTACGATCGCCTGGCCAAGGGCAACAACACCCGCTCCGGTCCCAAGTTCTGA
- a CDS encoding YajD family HNH nuclease, with amino-acid sequence MSSSTPPSNTAKLDRILADAQRDREMGYRDKALKMYPHVCGRCAREFSGKRLSELTVHHRDHNHDNNPQDGSNWELLCLYCHDNEHSRYTDQQYFGEGSLSTPKVAKATHNPFAALAGLMKKDPE; translated from the coding sequence ATGAGTTCGTCCACTCCCCCGTCCAACACCGCCAAGCTGGACCGTATCCTTGCCGACGCCCAGCGCGACCGGGAAATGGGCTACCGCGACAAGGCGCTGAAAATGTACCCCCATGTCTGCGGCCGCTGCGCCCGGGAGTTCTCCGGCAAGCGCCTGAGCGAGTTGACCGTGCACCACCGCGATCACAACCACGACAACAACCCCCAGGACGGTTCCAACTGGGAACTCTTGTGCCTGTACTGCCACGATAACGAGCACTCGCGCTACACCGACCAGCAGTACTTCGGCGAAGGCTCCCTGAGCACCCCGAAAGTCGCCAAGGCGACCCACAACCCGTTCGCCGCCCTGGCCGGGTTGATGAAGAAAGACCCGGAGTAA
- a CDS encoding spermidine synthase, which produces MKRFVLLDTTAIPENGGALCLFEYGEDFVIKIQGGDGGQLMNTRMHGSEDALAQIPCSKVAGRPNSRVLIGGLGMGFTLAAALKHLGKSAEVVVAELVPGVVEWNRGPLGEKSGRPLLDPRTVIRLEDVAKVLQAEPQGFDAIMLDVDNGPEGLTQKANSWLYSSAGLAACARALRPKGILAVWSASADRQFSERLRKAGFKAEEVQVFAHGNRGTRHTIWIAEKLKA; this is translated from the coding sequence ATGAAACGTTTCGTACTGCTGGACACTACTGCGATTCCTGAAAACGGCGGTGCCTTGTGCCTGTTCGAATACGGTGAGGATTTCGTCATCAAGATCCAGGGCGGCGACGGCGGCCAGTTGATGAACACACGCATGCACGGTTCCGAGGACGCCCTGGCGCAGATCCCTTGCAGCAAGGTCGCCGGGCGCCCGAACTCACGGGTGCTGATCGGCGGCCTGGGCATGGGCTTCACCCTGGCCGCGGCTCTCAAGCACCTGGGCAAGAGCGCCGAGGTGGTGGTCGCCGAGCTGGTGCCCGGGGTGGTGGAATGGAACCGTGGCCCGCTCGGCGAAAAGTCCGGCCGGCCGCTGCTGGACCCGCGCACGGTGATCCGCCTGGAAGACGTGGCCAAGGTCCTGCAGGCCGAGCCCCAGGGCTTCGACGCGATCATGCTCGACGTCGACAACGGCCCCGAAGGCCTGACCCAGAAAGCCAACAGCTGGCTCTACTCCAGCGCCGGCCTGGCCGCCTGCGCCCGGGCCCTGCGGCCCAAGGGCATTCTTGCGGTGTGGTCGGCCAGCGCCGACCGGCAGTTCTCCGAGCGCCTGCGCAAGGCCGGCTTCAAGGCCGAGGAAGTACAGGTCTTCGCCCATGGCAATCGCGGCACCCGGCACACCATCTGGATTGCCGAGAAGCTCAAGGCCTGA